The Miscanthus floridulus cultivar M001 chromosome 6, ASM1932011v1, whole genome shotgun sequence genomic interval CTTACTCATTTGTGGGATTTTTATGacttatgtgaaagcaagcacatTGAAGAAtttattaatgagacataagggattgcatatggattggtctcatcgATTGAAGCTTGCTAAGATGAAAGACAAGTATacaaatgaatttaatgaatgATTCGACACCAAGTGTGActagatggcttgagatggtgatgatagcaaggaaaggctttgaggtactaagcatgggtgaagggcaagcgatggcttggcgaccGAGGGACCTAGttaaggtgaagaaggaagtacttacaTTTAGTCAAGGCACCAATCAAACCATGTTGATCACATTGAGGTGAAGAATCAAATCCTAGATGAAGTATTGGAAGTggcttgatgcatttggagtaaACTCATCGTTatttgaatggaatcaagtcaaattgctcaagatggctatgctcaaggatAAAATCAAAGTCGACATGTTGACACCGTCATTTGATGAAGATTGAAGGATATGACATTTCGATTTAAGGAAATTCAACTCAAGCGCTTCAAACTCCATTTTCATTTGATCTTGAATTAATAGGTatgtcatactatcaagagggatgcatcatattgatagataactatttataagtgctcaagccaacctatgTGAAGAACGAGAGTTTTTAAGAGACTTAAAACTAACTCAGTTTGCTGTGGTCagcaataccagacgtgtcccaTATCTACTTGACCCTGGTGACTTCTTCATTGGTCTGTACTGGgcttgtcgggagttccgacataagtTGAGAgttctgagggtcgggagttctgacaattgtcgggagtcccgacgtcTTGCGCGTCACTGACAAAGTGGTCATTGAGGCTGTACGGCCAATACCAGTATtgataccagacatgtccagtatTGCCCAACGGTCACATAACAGCTAGTTTTTCAAAGGGCCTATAAATAGCCCTTAGCCTTCACCTTTGAaggctgctgattctactgaCTCTCTCACACGTTTTTTAGCCTTGAGAAtactctccaaccctctcttagtgagtgattgattcaatcttgcaaaatccatcttgtgggttaagagagattTAAATTTGAGGGCAAGccacccttgagcacttgtgcatattgtcgatCTTgtaatttgcatttgttactcttagactcttcggtcctagatggctaggtgtcgctagagagcacccgagagattgtggtgtgcctcagaaagtttgtaacggtttgATTTCACCGCCGCAAGAGAAGGAATCAAGCTAGTAGAAGGAGGAAAAGGACTTGGAAAAGATTCCGGCTAGAGTGGCCTTTGTGGTCCTCTAGAGTTGACCTTCGTTGGGTCGCTCATacccccctcaatggagagtaggtcTCGACGGAGgccgaactttggtaaaacataTCGTGTGTCTCGATCTCTTTCTTTACATTTGTTAATCGTGATCTTGTGTGTTGTTTAAGCTTGTATACAGGTTACCTAAAGGTATCTGCAACTAAGTGAAAAGAAGAGATCGAAAGGGGAGAAGAGGGGAGCTGACTTGCATAGCCCGTGTATACCGGACGCGGCTGGTATTgatactagacacgtccggtatttcctacctatgctgaaattatttattctctgttctaactctGTGGTTGCATGGTTGTATCTCGTATACATATTCAATATATCTTGTTTACCTTGTTGGCTTACTCGTGAGGGGTTTATTTCTCTGATTAgatgttttcaagtgtttgaaaactccaactctaatcgtttccgcattttaaatggttgaatttttagaaacacctattcaccctcTCTAGGCGACATCATCGGTCCTTTTagtcttgtctagtggttagtgaggctctttagttagtctttgagagctcactaacttagtggtagtgacatagcctcttgtatgtgaaatagagatcataacaactagaattgtggataggaggcttgtatttttagtagactagcgcaacactcgcttcaccgtTTAATtgactaaccacttggcttaagtgttgttatagattttttaataggctattcattcCCTCTAGCCAATAGAACATTTCATGAACCCTGCTGGCCTTCCTttatagtgggtcaagaggctgatcaccttggacgaaagggtaaatcatggctcatggtaaaagtgtacaacctctacagagtataaaactggtatatcagccgtgtttacagtcacgagcagccttggaactcTTACAGAATATATGATCATTAATAgttaattatttatgctattcattattcatgtttatctgatcatgtgtttatatgggattatgataaacttgttgctactcaattgcttcaaattatgactcactaaaagctaatcgcagtaaatcAGTGTTaactttttgagcctcatgaaccccatgttatattgctgagtacgatatgtacttacgcttgctttacttttcaatactttggaaaaattccggatgggtaccagattgctagattttggagaagttaggcttgtgatcaaccagtcagttgttcctATGGAGtgaagtcttcacccgaagatcagagttgtctaccCGCTGTTTGTGCCTAATGTTATCTTTCTTGTACTAAAtacgttatatattaagcattgacttttgatattacctttatttgtagccatatgtgtgatttgactttctgggctcatatatagtgtgtatctgattttatcctttaaaactaggtgctacaccAAATAGAATCTTCCGATCCTGAGTAACAATCCTGATCCGAATAGAAATGAATAagaataaaaatatatatttgtatGAGACAAAATTTCAGCCCATTCGTTTTCGTCCGTCCATTTTTTTCGTCCACCCCTCCTTAACTGACACACCGCGAATGTAAAAAATTATCCGTACTCGTTTGTGTATAGCCCTCCTAAtttatatatgacatacatagaGGTTCTTGAGGTAGTAGGGATAGCTAGGAATTCTAGTCCTAATTAAATAAATTCTTCCAAATCTGAGTAACAATCCTAATCCGAAAAGAAGATAATTGGATAGCTAGGAATTCTAATCCAAATAGAATCTTCCGATCCTGAGTAACTATCCTGATCTGAATAAAAAAGAATAAGaatagaaatatatatttatatatgtatcTTTAATAATAATTAATAATCGTATTACATGTGATTTCTTCGTCCCTATCCGAACATACGCACGAGTCGTTCTTAGGTTTTTTTTATTATATGTTGGGCCTACAAGACAGTCTGCGCAGCGCGACGCGACTCGGCAAGCGGTCTGGAACATTCTAGAGGCCTGGCCTTTGGTGTATACGGGCGGCAGATACGTTGACCACCAGGCAGCCAGGCAGCGTATATCTGTCGGCCGCAAGCTGTTGAACCAAAATATACATACATATGGCGTCAAAAAAAAATACATACATATTTTGGGTTTGCTTCACGTTATTATGCAATGAAACTCCATCagcttgttcgggaggccgtatcgtatcgtggattatttactgctggctggtttagtgtaagagaaaaacactgttcctacgAGCAAGCGAAAAGGCTGCATGTTGCCGAGTCCAAGTGTCGTGGACTGCATGGAAGGAGAGCCATTGAGTTCGGTCCTAGATGCAATCACCACGTACGTGCGGCCAGAAAACATCTCGGCAGTATAAAAAAAAACATATTGGCTAATTGGCAAGTCGAGTCCGTTTTTTATTGAAAAAAAGTGAGTTTTCTTGAAGCGTTATCGCAAGGGATAATTGTTGCACGTAGATAAGGACGTTCCTTTCCTTGCATGCGAAGAAAGGAACCGGCTCCGAATATCTGTGAGGCCTTAACAAATTTTAGGCatttattaatattttttatatgcatcacgAATTGTACTTTAGCTTATTGCATTTGCTCGTGAATAAGAGTTAAAAACACAATTCTTTTAGAAGCAAACAAACATTACAAAGCTTTTGTCATGTATTTATCCTGAATGAAAGCACGATAGTTTTttatcccgttgcaacgcacgggtatATTTGCTACTAATAATAATTAACCAAAGGCTCAGCCAAGCTGCGAGCCACAGTAATGTTTACAAACTCCAGCTGTCCAGCAAGATATCGGACCACACGTGTGATGATCCGGGTCCCAACCAAATCAGGATGGAAACGGATCGAATACACATGGAATCGAATTCGGATGTCACCTTTTACCACATTTTAAATCGAATTCGGATACAAATACAAATATTAGCGGATACGAATACACAACGGATGGTTCAAAATCGGATATTTACTTAGTTTACCGTGAAGTGAATATGTCTAAATTCAACTTAGACTACAATTTCAGGTTCGTAGATAATAAAAGTGAACTAAATTGAAGTACACACCTAATAATCTCCTAGATAGAAGTGACTAAAACAAATAACCATTTTGCTTTATCAATATTTTTGGAATTACAAATTACTACACAAGTAGAGGTTAAATTATTTGTGTATATAACATAGACAAGGATAGCTCATAAAAATAATATAGTTATTAATAAATatttaataataaaaaatataaattaactaATCAATAGTATATTTATATAAGTATATAAATATTTATCATaaatataaattatataaaataatttatatcaacaaataaataaactaaagtattagaaaaatactaaaattaatcTAATATTTATGTATCCTTAATAATTTTAAATTAATACTAAATTTATTTATAGATATACTATCAAATGGTTCTAATGCATCATTAGTAACAATAAAATtaaataattggttactcattatGAAGAGAACTTTTAAATAGGTTCATGCTACCTCGATTCTTTACGGATACGAATACTGCCGGATATTATGAATATCTCTATCTGGCATGCAGAATACCGACAATGCTTGCCATACCTAATCCTGGAGTCCCTACCAAACCGCCATAGATGCTGCTGCCTATGATTTTGTTCTCTCCTTTTTTCCCACCTTTCCAGCAAACTTTTATCCACTAACAATCATGAGAATAGCACTCCGTTTAACAGATACTATGCTTCTACCAAATCTACACGCCTCCCAATTTGTGAGTCATCAGCTAGCAACAATAGCAAATTACACTGCATATAAAGTTGGTAGCTCATTTATGGGAGGTTGACATAGATCTTTTCTCAATCTATACTTGTCTACGTTTTGTATGTTAATCGATCGTCAAGCAACTTATTCATCAACAGCACTATTAGAAACATCTGGGGGCCCACTGGAAGAGCATCTGCTTGAACTGCTGCTTTCAGTGAGAGTGCAACCATTAATTTGCTTTATGCAATACTTCTTTGTTTTCAAATCCAACGAGGAATCCTGTGACAATGACAAACATCGATTATAACTTAGCTTGCTTTTATATCTAATCATAATTTGCACAAAAGGATTTACCAACTGAAAAATGACCCTTACATTGTTAGCAATCTCTGCGTGTGATTGACATGAAGAACCAGGAGTCTTCAATTCCAGATCAGTAGCAATATCACCAACATCACTGCTTCTCACTCCGCAGCTTGGTTGCTGCAATGTAGATGACTTGCTTCTACAGCCTTGTGCTGGAGAGTTAGACTTATGACTACTTGAATGGGCAACTGGAGTATTAAGTTGGTTAGATGGCTGATCAGTGGGAGGATGGCAGGGTTGTGTATATGCCATATAAGGGATGCATGCATTTGGGATGGTTCCAGAAGTTTGACTGTGGAAGAAGGGGTATGTTTGCAACTGCGGATGAATGGGTACAGCACCAGAGGGTATGGGAACTGGGACTGGGTAGGGATATGCTGGAGGTGGCCCCATGACAACAGAAGGCTCCATTCCAGCCCATGGGTATAGCACCCGAATTCGTTGCTGATACTGGTTATTCAAATTAACAACCTCAGATTTGAGTGAAGCTTTCTCATCTCTAAGCTCATTCTTTTCTTGTGTTAACTACAAGCACCAGTAAAAATGTGTATNNNNNNNNNNNNNNNNNNNNNNNNNNNNNNNNNNNNNNNNNNNNNNNNNNNNNNNNNNNNNNNNNNNNNNNNNNNNNNNNNNNNNNNNNNNNNNNNNNNNgtatgtcggcgttcgtgccgttgtggatgtcggcgttcgtgccgttgtttcttgcaggttttggaaacctccccgtgcaggggaggtgctgccgaaattttcaattgagtctaatctttttgtattcctagattactagatgcaatctctaagttccaaaactgttttcccggattactcacacatgcaatctctgctcctttgtgcagcctccgtccgcgggttccaatcatccCGATAGTGCGTCACCGGCtgatcccgcctttccttcaccaccgtctcataggctaccttgatgaggactagtgctaggtgatgtggttggactttattgtaatatttgtggtttatggttctgacttgtgcatggatttcatgaacttgttgtaataaacatgtgaatgatgatgaacatgtgacttgtcgttgtaatatattgtgatttgtggttcacaattatggttgtgatatattatgagaaaatgggttctgtgtgatatatatatgtgatggttgatatatatatgtatatatatgaaatgcttgtgtcgatggaatgcaaaaaacaaaaaaaaattaaatttctgcctctttgccgagggcaatgaccaaggccctcggcaaagaagggtcctttgccgagggccgtcccattgccctcggcaaagatttttttaaaaaaaataaaatttctgcaacatttatttgccgagggccatggttggaggccctcggcaaagacttttttaaaaaaaataaaatttctttgccgagggcctgcgtggaagccctcggcaaagatttttcaaaaaaaaaaataataattctttgccgagggccgtcccattgccctcggcaaagattttttggaaaaattctgcacatttctttgccgagggccatggttggaggccctcggcaaagatttttcaaaaaaaaaataattctttgccgagggcccccggagacggccctcggcaaagactccgtcccaggcgccGGCGTCGTGACGGctgattttctttgccgagtgccgctccagccctcggcaaaggctttgccgagtgcccgataaaaggcccttggcaaagaccctcttcgccgactcaaaattccctgagagctctttgccgaggaccgccctcggctttgccgagtgcccgataaaaggccctcggcaaagaccctcttcgccgactcaaaattccgCGAGAGCTCTTTGCTGAGGACCGccctcggtaaagcctttgccgagggttaatgggcctttgccgagggtctcaagccctcggcaaagaggccgtctccagtagtggTTCCTTGACCAGGATTAAAAAAAtcgagacaagttcaagaacgTACCGCTAATGAAATTTACTCATTAGATTAAATCTGTGCTCCTTTTATTTGAGTCACTTTTCACGCATGAGGTAGTGTTGTGGTTtattatcaaatgatgatgaactagtcGTTTCTGTATAAACAACACCCACCAACGTCAGATGAAGACTCAAGAGTCAAGTGCAAAGGTCTTTAAACCGCTGAAGGTTTATGCTGACGTGCAAGATGTTAGGCCATGCACGGACGGGTCAGCTCGAGTTTGAATAGGTCTAGCAGTCAAGATACGGTACAGGAACACTGCACTCCTGCTGAGCGCGTCGTCTAACTTATGTTGTACATTCCTTATAGCTTAGGTCGGAGATTTCCAAACTACTCTTGGCTGGATTTTATGCACGGAACAATCAAATAGTCGCCAGTCCACAATTGGAATGTTGAAACTTGGACCTTGATCTGTGCACTACAAGACAGACGTGAATATGTACCGGGATCTATCCATGCTTGCATGCACCAGGTTGCGTCAGTTTAATCCGTCAAAAACGTTTTCTTCATTCATCAGCCGCAATGCTGCGGAACTTAACATCAGCTGGCTAGTTCAACGATCGATCGTCCCCATCGTCTGAAGTTCTGAACAGTTACGTAGCTCTCTGCATGCTATAAGTAGACACCATAGTTTTGAGCTCTGGACGCACAACAACGTGTTACTCAGCCAGCTCGATCAAGCCCTGGGCTAATCAACCACCTCAAGTACTCTAGCTAGCTCTCTCGATTGAGACAGGTCGAGATAACTTGCTTTGCTGCACGCACATCCTGATCAAGATGAAGGGAGAAGTGAGAGTAGCAAGAGGTGCGGCTGCAGGAGCGGCCTGGCTGCTGCTTGTGCTCCTCCTCGTCGCAGCATCGGTGCATGCCGACGCCGTGGCAGCGCCGGCGCGGCGCCTGCTAGCTGATGGAGCCACTGTGCAGCCGTTGGCCgaggcaccgccgccgccgctaccgcAGGTATCCGTCAGCAAGGCATCGGCAGGGCCTTCTTGCGGAACGAACGACCCAAACATTTCTTGCCCGCCTCCCCCTCAGGTGCCATAGCGCAAGCTAGATAGCTAGCTATATATACACACGTGCATACACTCTCCCTGGAGTATTTAGTAAGCTTGAAACTTTCTTTGTAAGAATGTTGTTAGCTTGAAGAATTTTGGCGTTTCTACGCTGGCACAAGTGACCAGAACAATTTATTAGCAGTGCAGAATAATTGTTCATTTGAATTATACCAGTTGTTTTGTAATAAAAAGGAGCCGGGCAGCTAGCTATTAATTTGTTGGTTTAATACTTGGGCATATAAGACTTTTATGTGTGTGGACCACGGTTAAAAATTTTGGCTGAAATTTCACGATTCTCGGTTCTATCACTGACCTCCCGTAAAATATATACCGGTAATTTCGTTTTTCATTTGGATGAGATTTCTTCGGTTTTTGAAATTTTTGTCAAAGTTTCACAAGTTATATAAATTTTGGCCAAAATTTTAGTGTTTTTTTCATTTCTACTCATCCCCTCCTGTTATTTGTAACGGTAGGCCCGGTGTGGATAGGATATGTCTATCATGCTATTTTTTCCTATATACTTAGGGCCTATTTGGCAGGTCAGTGTCATCCCAAAATGATTGTTACTCTAGTGGAGCTGTTTCTCTAGTTGTAAATTTTTTTGGCATTATGAGAGTACTTTCAAGAGGAGCCGTTGGACACTAAAAATGGTGGCTCCGGATCTTAGTTCAAAAGAGCTCGGTAAAAGGACCGAATGGCCCAAGAAAGGAGTGAATTTGGGCTCTAAAAATTTAAGCAACAACATCCTTAACCTATGCAAATATACTTCACCTACTTATGCGATTGTACTTAAGACTACAAAGAGCACAAACGAATTGTCGACAAGGAAATTTCGTCTCGTGCCGAGGGCAtacgagcaagctagaagggtccgctcaatgcagctgtagatccgcctagctttagcgcagtggtggtcgatcctgcgcactcctcccgagacgtgccagtcaatttgactttgcaattgacaaggagagaaagtttatcagtaatttagggcggaacatgccggtgttgccagacagtcccgaatgtgcggctctgagagccgatatgaaaggagatcgactaaatagtcgattacagcatattcataagaataaatcagttaaagctcatggagttgtgtaagaagaatcggttattatTCAGGATGtgtatcattatttagacaaatattggtcaatggaaaaatgatgtcaacaatgattgatttatgctaagccaatgactgcaagtaagggaaccccttttatataaaagaaaaacaGTTCATCACCGttcaatcatttaataaagataaatctattaaacatattagatctcatctatcgctataaccagtggggcatgaggcagaatcatgcaggccatagaaacaacaatagactcgacgaccctaacttatcactaatatcagtggggcatgaggcagaatcatgtaggcagtaatacaataataagatcatggggttaacacatctttcaacttatccctacttcaacgatctcgtgatgtgaactgttcgtgaaagcgctcgatatcggctaaaacaactgattcaggcataacgcacagttaaggtcatgccatcTCAGGAACAAATAACGAtcctcactccacggtgctaatagtggggtgtgaggcaaaatcacacaggccgtgataacgggccatggaacagttttcgctagccaatagatctactcaagatcagacatgccttaaccgcacgctatgcacgatcaagattgatataaaacagccgataaaacataactcattgagtcatcgtttaaagtgcagattagattagattagattagattaacaaacgataggttaaacaagatataaggccgatctagatcaatcccaatcgggcaaagtgatattgttgtaatgaaataaataatggaagcaataaacaatatcggtaacgtaatgaatctatccgaaggaacgccacccttcgatagagccgataacttgaccttaatctagttcgagcagtggaggtcgaccggatcgatgta includes:
- the LOC136460767 gene encoding transcription factor bHLH121-like, with the protein product MADRVGTTVYVWRRKFSGSSNKLPCNKIKELMADDDDKEVMLANKLTQEKNELRDEKASLKSEVVNLNNQYQQRIRVLYPWAGMEPSVVMGPPPAYPYPVPVPIPSGAVPIHPQLQTYPFFHSQTSGTIPNACIPYMAYTQPCHPPTDQPSNQLNTPVAHSSSHKSNSPAQGCRSKSSTLQQPSCGVRSSDVGDIATDLELKTPGSSCQSHAEIANNDSSLDLKTKKYCIKQINGCTLTESSSSSRCSSSGPPDVSNSAVDE